A stretch of the Capra hircus breed San Clemente chromosome 10, ASM170441v1, whole genome shotgun sequence genome encodes the following:
- the WDHD1 gene encoding WD repeat and HMG-box DNA-binding protein 1 isoform X1, which yields MPATQKPMRYGHTEGHTDVCFDDSGSCIVTSGSDGDVRIWEDLDDDDPKSINVGEKAYSCALKNGKLVTAVSNNTIQVHTFPEGVPDGILTRFTTNANHVVFNGDGTKIAAGSSDFLVKIVDVMDCSQQKTFRGHDAPVLSLSFDPKDIFLASASCDGSVKVWQISDQTCPVSWPLLQKCNDVVNAKSICRLAWQPKSGKLLAVPVEKSVKLYRRETWSNQFDLSDDFISQTLNIVTWSPCGQYLAAGSINGLIIIWNVETKNCIERVKHEKGYAICGLSWHPTCAQIAYTDAEGNLGLLENVCDPNGKKSNSKVSSRVEKDYKDLFDGDDTSNVSDCLKDNAVKTHSVSKGIVNDEEDDDDLMLASGRPRQRSHILEDDENSVDVTMLKIGSSLFKEEEDDQGGSIHNLPVVASQRPFYDGPMPTPRQKPFQSGSTPVHLTHRFMVWNSIGIIRCYNDEQDNAIDVEFHDTSIHHATHLLNTFNYTVADLSREAVLLACESTDELASKLHCLHLSSWDSSKEWIVDMPPNEDIEAICLGQGWAAAATTSLLLRLFTIGGVQKEVFSLPGPVVSMAGHGEQLVIVYHRGTGFDGDQCLGVQLLELGKKKKQILHGDPLPLTRKSYLVWVGFSAEGTPFYVDSEGIVRMLNRGLGHTWTPVCNTREHCKGKSDHYWVVGIHENPQQLRCIPCKGSRFPPTLPRPAVAVLSFKLPYCQTATEKGQMEEQYWRSVIFHNHLDYLAKNGYEYEESTKNQATKEQQELLLKMLALSCKLEREFRCVELAGLMTQNAVNLAIKYASRSRRLILAQRLSELAAEKAAELAATQAEEEEEEDFRKKLNAGYSNTSTEWSQPRLRNQVEEDTEDNGEADNTEERPEIHKHGESPFFKSADSSDMLALKSGAVISSSQGRINPFKVSGSSKEPAISVNSGRSTNILDSMNKSSKKSTAFNRATDDEKSPVIKPLIPKPKSKQASAASFFQKRTSQTDRTEEVKEENPKNSSSETPAVCPQNTENERPKTGFQMWLEENRSHILSDNPDFSDEADIIKEGMVRFKVLSTEERKAWAAKAKGGTASDGAEEKKRKRVVDESQEIENQEEKMKNLNLPKKQKPLDLSTNQKLSAFAFKQE from the exons TGACTTTCTAGTCAAAATTGTGGATGTGATGGATTGCAGCCAACAGAAAACATTTCGAGGACATGATGCCCCTGTTTTAAGTCTTTCCTTTGACCCTAAGGACATCTTTCTG GCATCAGCTAGTTGTGACGGATCTGTCAAAGTGTGGCAAATTTCAGATCAG acaTGTCCTGTTAGTTGGCCACTGCTACAAAAATGCAATGATGTGGTAAATGCAAAGTCGATCTGCAGACTTGCTTGGCAGCCGAAAAGTGGGAAG TTACTGGCAGTTCCTGTGGAAAAATCTGTTAAGCTATATAGAAGAGAAACTTGGAGTAACCAGTTTGATCTTTCAGATGATTTCATCTCTCAG ACACTGAATATAGTAACCTGGTCTCCTTGTGGACAGTATTTAGCTGCAGGGAGTATTAATGGTTTAATTATAATTTGGAATGTGGAAACCAAAAATTGCATTGAAAG ggTGAAACATGAGAAAGGTTATGCAATTTGTGGCCTGTCATGGCATCCTACTTGTGCTCAAATAGCTTATACTGATGCAGAAGGAAATCTGGGGCTCCTGGAGAATGTTTGTGACCCCAATGGAAAGAAGTCAAACAGTAAG GTGTCTAGCAGAGTAGAAAAGGATTATAAAGATCTTTTTGATGGAGATGATACAAGTAATGTCAGTGACTGTCTAAAAGACAATGCAGTCAAAACCCACTCTGTTTCAAAAGGGATTGTGAATGATGAGGAAGATgatgatgaccttatgctggcttCAGGTCGTCCTAGACAGCGAAGTCACATCCTCGAAGATGATGAAAACTCAGTTG ATGTTACAATGCTAAAAATTGGTTCTAGTCTTTTCAAAGAAGAGGAAGATGATCAGGGAGGCAGCATTCACAATCTACCAGTTGTAGCATCCCAGAGGCCATTTTATGATGGTCCTATGCCGACTCCCCGGCAGAAGCCATTCCAGTCAGGTTCTACGCCCGTGCATCTCACTCACAGATTCATG GTGTGGAACTCTATTGGAATTATTCGCTGCTATAATGATGAGCAAGACAATGCCATAGATGTGGAATTCCATGATACCTCTATACACCATGCAACACACTTATTGAACACTTTTAACTACACAGTAGCAGATCTTTCCCGTGAAGCTGTTTTGTTGGCATGTGAAAGCACTGATGAACTAGCAAG CAAGCTTCACTGCCTGCACCTTAGTTCTTGGGATTCCAGCAAAGAATGGATAGTAGACATGCCTCCGAATGAAGATATTGAAGCCATATGTCTTGGTCAGGGatgggctgctgctgccactACCTCCTTGCTTCTTCGCTTGTTTACCATTGGAGGTGTTCAAAAAGAGGTCTTCAGTCTGCCTGGGCCTGTTGTGTCAATGGCTGGACATGGAGAACAGCTTGTCATTGTTTATCACAGAG GTACAGGATTTGATGGGGATCAGTGCCTTGGAGTTCAACTGCTAGagctagggaaaaagaaaaaacaaattttgcATGGTGATCCTCTTCCTCTTACAAGGAAATCCTATCTTGTATGGGTTGGATTTTCAGCTGAAG GTACCCCATTTTATGTGGATTCAGAAGGCATTGTTCGAATGCTTAACAGAGGACTTGGTCATACATGGACTCCTGTATGTAACACAAGAGAACACTGCAAAGGAAAATCTGACCACTACTGGGTGGTTGGTATCCATGAAAATCCCCAGCAGCTGAG GTGTATTCCTTGCAAAGGTTCTCGATTTCCTCCCACCCTTCCACGCCCTGCTGTAGCTGTTTTGTCCTTTAAGCTTCCTTACTGTCAGACTGCCACAGAGAAAGGACAGATGGAG GAACAGTATTGGCGTTCAGTTATATTTCACAACCATCTTGATTATTTAGCAAAAAATGGTTATGAATATGAAGAGAGCACTAAAAATCAAGCAACAAAAGAACAACAGGAACTTTTACTGAAAATGCTTGCG CTTTCCTGTAAACTGGAGCGGGAATTTCGTTGTGTGGAACTTGCTGGTCTAATGACTCAGAATGCTGTGAATTTAGCCATTAAGTATGCTTCTCGTTCTCGGAGATTAATATTGGCCCAAAGACTTAGTGAACTGGCTGCAGAGAAGGCAGCAGAGTTGGCAGCCACCCAGgctgaggaagaagaagaagaggattTCAGGAAAAAGTTGAATGCTGG TTATAGTAATACTTCTACAGAGTGGAGTCAGCCAAGGCTCAGAAATCAAGTTGAAGAAGATACGGAGGATAATGGAGAAGCTGATAATACAGAAGAAAGACCAGAAATACACAAACAtg GAGAGAGCCCATTTTTCAAAAGTGCAGATTCCTCTGACATGCTAGCTCTTAAGTCAG GTGCAGTTATCTCTAGCAGCCAAGGACGAATAAACCCCTTCAAG GTATCAGGCAGTTCCAAAGAGCCAGCCATTTCAGTGAATTCAGGACGTTCAACTAATATTTTAGACAGTATGAACAAATCATCCAAGAAATCTACCGCATTTAATCGAGCTACAGATGATGAAAAGTCTCCAGTTATAAAGCCCTTGATTCCAAAGCCAAAGTCTAAGCAG GCATCTGCAGCAtcctttttccagaaaagaactTCCCAAACTGACAGGACTGaggaagtaaaagaagaaaatcctaaaaattcATCATCTGAAACCCCAGCTGTGTGTCCTCAAAACACTGAAAACGAAAG GCCTAAGACCGGGTTCCAGATGTggctggaagaaaacagaagtcatATTTTGTCTGACAATCCTGACTTTTCAGATGAAGCAGACATAATAAAAGAAGGAATGGTTCGATTTAAAGTACTGtcaactgaagaaaggaag GCATGGGCTGCCAAGGCCAAAGGAGGAACTGCAAGTGATGGAGCTGAAGAAAAGAAGCGAAAACGTGTGGTCGATGAAAGTCAGGAAATTgaaaaccaggaagaaaaaatgaagaatttgAATTTACCTAAAAAGCAAAAACCTTTAGATCTTTCTACAAATCAGAAActgtcagcttttgcttttaaGCAGGAATAG